The following proteins are co-located in the Nitrospira sp. genome:
- the prcB gene encoding proteasome subunit beta gives MAHTPSLPHHDGSSFFDFLTHCHPELRPGLMDGAGPRATVPVDLSRAGTLSVPHGTTVLALKYRDGAIIAGDRRATEGFQIADRRIEKVFRIDDYSAMAIAGAAGPCIEMAKLFQTELEHYEKLEGVQLSCEGKANKLGQMVKANLPMVFQGLVVMPLYVGYDLNRKEGRIFKYDITGGRYEESDHHSIGSGGKDARNTMREYYRPGLQEDEALRVGLLALFNAADEDVGTGGPDLVRGIFPTAKIVSRAGIADVPEERVRAVYETILAERRRS, from the coding sequence ATGGCACACACTCCTTCGCTTCCACACCACGACGGCTCCAGCTTCTTTGACTTTCTCACTCACTGTCACCCTGAATTACGGCCCGGTCTCATGGACGGTGCAGGGCCACGAGCGACGGTACCGGTGGACTTGAGTCGAGCCGGCACGCTCTCAGTCCCCCATGGCACCACGGTGTTGGCGCTGAAATATCGTGATGGGGCGATTATTGCCGGGGATCGTCGGGCAACGGAGGGATTTCAAATTGCCGACCGGCGCATTGAGAAGGTTTTTCGGATTGATGACTATTCCGCTATGGCGATCGCCGGCGCGGCCGGGCCTTGCATCGAGATGGCGAAGCTCTTCCAGACCGAACTCGAACATTACGAGAAGTTGGAAGGTGTGCAGCTGTCGTGCGAAGGCAAGGCCAACAAGTTGGGGCAGATGGTGAAGGCCAACCTGCCGATGGTGTTTCAAGGGCTGGTCGTCATGCCGCTGTATGTCGGATACGATCTCAATCGGAAGGAAGGGCGGATCTTCAAATACGACATCACGGGCGGTCGTTATGAAGAGTCGGATCACCATTCCATCGGATCGGGCGGAAAGGACGCTCGCAACACCATGCGGGAGTATTACCGGCCGGGGCTTCAGGAAGACGAGGCCCTTCGAGTCGGGTTGCTGGCGCTGTTTAATGCTGCGGATGAAGACGTCGGGACGGGCGGTCCGGATCTGGTTCGAGGAATTTTCCCCACTGCCAAGATCGTGAGCCGTGCCGGCATTGCCGACGTGCCGGAGGAACGGGTTCGCGCGGTGTACGAGACCATACTCGCAGAGCGAAGGAGATCCTAG
- a CDS encoding proteasome accessory factor PafA2 has protein sequence MSDTHSHSPARVIGTETEFGIASRDPNATDPVANSIHLIGHYPNLPAPQAVWDYENENPLLDARGFEVDGERERPGPDYNRQLNKVLANGGRLYVDGAHPEYSTPECTNAREVVAFERVGERIVAQAQAHITKERGRDQFVLYKNNSDGKGNSYGYHENYLVARSVPFERITQVLTPFLVTRPIFAGSGKVGAENGTSPADYQISQRADFFETLVDLNTMVRRPIINTRDEPHSDSARYRRLHVIVGDANMAELSTYLKVGTLSIVLELLEAGAELPKINLEDPVNTIKQVSRDMRVQESLKLTDGTSSTAIAVQRAYLKAAQGYFACHELNQVTKDVLVRWEDVLDRLEKDPRSLVRELDWVAKRYLIESYMDRKSCGWDDPRVRLMDFQYHDVRPEKGLYYTLERSHLIERIVLDHEIARAEMNPPVGTRAFFRGQCVRKYPNVVYGASWTSVLFDIGQNKIKKIPLMDPLRGTEALTGELLAQAETAAALLAKLSS, from the coding sequence ATGAGCGACACTCATTCGCACAGCCCCGCACGGGTCATCGGCACGGAGACCGAGTTCGGGATCGCCAGCCGAGACCCGAACGCGACGGATCCAGTGGCCAACTCCATTCACCTCATCGGTCACTATCCCAATTTGCCGGCACCGCAGGCGGTGTGGGACTACGAGAACGAGAACCCTTTGCTCGATGCACGGGGATTTGAGGTGGATGGTGAACGGGAACGGCCGGGGCCTGACTACAATCGGCAGTTGAACAAAGTGTTGGCCAACGGCGGCCGGCTCTACGTCGACGGCGCACATCCCGAATATTCGACGCCGGAGTGCACGAACGCCAGGGAAGTGGTCGCATTTGAGCGAGTCGGAGAGCGGATTGTGGCGCAGGCACAGGCGCACATTACGAAGGAGCGCGGGCGAGACCAATTCGTGTTGTACAAGAATAACTCGGACGGCAAGGGCAACAGCTACGGCTATCACGAGAACTATCTCGTTGCGCGCTCCGTTCCGTTCGAGCGGATCACGCAGGTGTTAACGCCGTTCCTCGTGACGCGTCCCATCTTTGCCGGGTCGGGGAAGGTCGGGGCGGAGAATGGGACCAGTCCCGCCGATTATCAGATCTCACAGCGCGCCGACTTTTTTGAAACGCTCGTTGATCTCAACACGATGGTTCGCCGGCCGATCATCAACACCCGGGATGAACCCCATTCCGATTCGGCGAGGTATCGGCGGCTCCACGTCATCGTCGGCGATGCGAATATGGCTGAATTGTCGACGTACCTTAAGGTCGGCACCCTGTCGATCGTGTTGGAGTTGCTCGAAGCGGGTGCCGAACTGCCCAAGATCAATCTGGAAGATCCGGTCAACACCATCAAGCAGGTGTCCCGCGACATGCGTGTTCAGGAAAGCCTGAAACTGACCGATGGCACCTCCTCCACCGCCATTGCCGTGCAGCGCGCCTACCTGAAGGCCGCACAAGGGTACTTTGCCTGCCATGAACTCAACCAGGTCACGAAAGATGTGTTGGTGCGCTGGGAGGACGTGCTTGACCGGTTGGAGAAGGACCCTCGGTCGCTGGTGAGGGAATTGGATTGGGTCGCCAAGCGCTACTTGATCGAGTCCTACATGGATCGGAAATCCTGCGGATGGGATGATCCGCGCGTGCGGCTGATGGATTTTCAGTATCATGACGTCCGCCCGGAGAAGGGGCTGTATTACACGCTTGAACGAAGCCATCTGATCGAGCGGATCGTGCTGGATCACGAAATTGCGCGAGCAGAAATGAATCCGCCGGTCGGCACGCGGGCGTTTTTCAGAGGTCAGTGCGTGCGGAAGTACCCGAATGTCGTCTACGGGGCGAGTTGGACGTCCGTGCTGTTTGATATCGGCCAGAACAAAATCAAAAAAATTCCCTTGATGGATCCTCTGCGCGGAACAGAGGCCCTGACGGGGGAACTTTTAGCCCAAGCGGAAACCGCGGCGGCACTGTTGGCAAAACTTTCGTCCTGA
- the prcA gene encoding proteasome subunit alpha produces MPLPYYVSPEQMMQDKAEYAKKGIAKGRSIIALEYVDGIVLAADNPSASLHKVSEVYDRIAFAGAGRYSEFEHLRKAGIRHADLTGYMYSREDVSARTLSNAYSQSLGTAFSTDVKPLEVEILVVQVGMNGQANEIFRISFDGSIVDEKNLAVIGGRSEAVQQYLREHASPQPPTLKDGLRRCHAALEQVATQKIPSESLEVAVLDRNRQGRKFRRLSSADISQLFS; encoded by the coding sequence ATGCCGTTGCCCTACTACGTCTCGCCTGAGCAGATGATGCAGGATAAGGCGGAGTATGCCAAGAAGGGCATCGCCAAAGGCCGTTCCATCATCGCGCTGGAATATGTCGATGGCATCGTGCTCGCGGCGGACAATCCCAGCGCGTCACTGCACAAGGTCTCCGAGGTGTACGACCGTATTGCTTTTGCCGGAGCGGGTCGGTACAGCGAGTTCGAGCATCTTCGCAAGGCGGGTATTCGTCACGCCGATTTGACCGGCTACATGTACAGCCGTGAAGATGTGAGCGCCAGAACCCTGTCCAACGCCTACTCCCAAAGTTTGGGTACGGCGTTCAGCACGGACGTCAAACCGCTGGAAGTGGAAATCCTGGTGGTACAGGTCGGGATGAACGGCCAGGCCAACGAAATATTCCGGATCTCCTTCGACGGCAGCATTGTGGATGAGAAGAATCTGGCGGTGATCGGGGGACGATCCGAGGCGGTCCAGCAATATTTGCGTGAACATGCCAGCCCGCAACCACCCACGTTGAAGGACGGCCTGCGACGGTGTCATGCTGCCCTCGAACAGGTTGCCACACAAAAGATCCCTTCGGAGAGTCTCGAAGTGGCCGTGCTCGACCGCAACCGTCAGGGGCGGAAGTTTCGGCGCTTGAGCAGCGCCGACATCTCCCAACTCTTCAGCTGA
- a CDS encoding M23 family metallopeptidase has translation MSFLDRVLIISVVLLASVFPVELFPNTGPVPRGGDGQFSGKQGQVVVVTVPDLKDAASVKGRFLGRTVSLFPNPAVGGTGYIGLLGIDLQDEPGAHELTIDAQLGEQTRHFSFQVLVVKEKFAVEHLKLPKDKVDLDEKAAARWKAEQEQVRKALAEESAMRLWQTGFIEPVHGKRTGIFGSVRIMNGQPRNPHNGEDIGAPMGTDVMASNDGVVRLVVDHIFSGRGIFVDHGLGLYSMYFHLSDVLVKDGDLIRAGQVIGKVGATGRATGPHLHWGMKVNGARVNPYTLLDLPFPKNPAADQPMMAVPAGSTQPDATPVAVGGDTR, from the coding sequence ATGTCATTTCTCGATCGCGTGCTCATCATTTCGGTCGTCTTGCTGGCCAGCGTGTTCCCGGTCGAACTGTTTCCCAACACGGGGCCTGTGCCTCGCGGAGGAGACGGACAATTCAGCGGCAAGCAAGGGCAGGTCGTGGTCGTCACGGTTCCGGACCTGAAGGACGCCGCGAGCGTCAAAGGACGGTTCCTGGGCCGCACCGTTTCGCTGTTTCCGAATCCCGCTGTCGGAGGAACAGGCTATATCGGGCTGCTCGGCATCGACCTACAGGATGAGCCGGGCGCGCATGAGTTGACGATCGACGCGCAATTGGGTGAGCAAACACGGCATTTCTCCTTTCAGGTCCTCGTCGTGAAGGAAAAGTTCGCAGTGGAGCATCTCAAGCTGCCGAAGGACAAGGTGGACCTCGATGAGAAGGCCGCGGCGCGGTGGAAGGCCGAGCAGGAACAGGTGCGCAAGGCATTGGCCGAAGAGTCCGCCATGCGATTGTGGCAGACCGGCTTCATCGAGCCGGTTCACGGCAAGCGCACCGGAATTTTCGGCAGTGTCCGTATCATGAACGGGCAGCCGAGGAATCCGCACAACGGAGAGGATATCGGCGCTCCGATGGGAACCGACGTCATGGCCAGCAATGACGGAGTGGTTCGCCTCGTCGTGGATCACATTTTTTCAGGACGAGGCATCTTTGTGGACCATGGCCTCGGACTCTACTCGATGTATTTTCATCTGTCCGACGTGCTGGTGAAGGACGGCGATTTGATTAGGGCCGGCCAGGTGATCGGCAAAGTCGGGGCCACCGGCAGAGCCACTGGCCCGCATCTGCACTGGGGCATGAAGGTCAACGGCGCTCGCGTGAATCCCTATACGCTGCTTGACCTGCCGTTCCCAAAGAATCCTGCTGCGGACCAACCGATGATGGCGGTACCCGCTGGGTCCACACAGCCGGACGCCACTCCCGTGGCCGTCGGCGGCGACACGCGCTAG
- the thiE gene encoding thiamine phosphate synthase codes for MPSVDFHLYLVTDRHQTAGRPLLSVLRQAVSAGVRAVQLRERDLPIRALQALAGDLQRELPQAQLFINDRVDLACALSTAGVHLRESSLPPAVVRGLLQSAQLLGVSVHSIDGALAAEQQGADFVVLGPIHDTPSKREYGVPLGLSVLEQAARCVRIPIFAIGGMTAVRAREARQAGAFGAAVLSSILSAADVAQATTSLLSAIETE; via the coding sequence ATGCCTTCTGTCGATTTCCACCTGTATCTCGTCACTGATCGCCATCAAACCGCCGGGCGGCCGCTGTTGTCGGTACTCCGCCAGGCGGTCTCGGCAGGTGTGCGCGCGGTTCAACTGCGTGAACGTGATCTTCCCATTCGTGCCCTGCAGGCCTTGGCAGGCGACCTACAGCGTGAATTGCCGCAGGCCCAACTCTTCATCAATGACCGTGTGGATCTGGCGTGTGCCTTATCGACTGCCGGCGTGCATTTGCGGGAGAGTAGTTTGCCGCCGGCAGTGGTGCGAGGCCTGCTGCAGTCGGCTCAATTGCTGGGAGTGTCCGTGCATTCCATTGATGGTGCGCTCGCGGCCGAACAGCAGGGCGCCGATTTCGTCGTGTTGGGGCCGATTCATGACACGCCGTCGAAGCGGGAGTATGGCGTGCCTCTCGGATTGTCGGTGCTTGAGCAGGCCGCACGATGCGTTCGTATTCCGATTTTTGCGATCGGCGGCATGACGGCGGTCCGTGCACGCGAGGCCAGGCAGGCTGGAGCGTTCGGCGCGGCTGTGTTGTCCTCGATCCTAAGCGCAGCCGACGTTGCGCAGGCTACCACGTCGTTGCTCTCCGCGATTGAAACGGAGTGA
- a CDS encoding response regulator, producing the protein MHVLLIEDNEDDAELIRTALCEQEPHDISLDWADRLDTGVSKLMAGPVDAVLVDLSLPDSHGLETLERVRPQAGEAAVIVLTGLDNELVAEKSLLRGAQDYLVKGRLTGDALRRAIRYAMGRHRVEQALRKSEERFQLTCLATQDGIWDWDIASGTAWFNEAYQTVYGPAASHLQRHQIPWADQIHPEDRDAVVANLRLVLESTQHLWTAEYRFRRSDGTYAYIVNHGYVLRDRDHTPYRMIGAKTDITERRQAETMHAVQLAVGLALEESVTLSEAVPKILRALCELQGWTLGVLWLVDPHDQALHCNALWHRASSLLDTFTQTYQSLSLAQNAGLAGRAWKTGTAAFSPDILKEADFPAQEAARRADLHGAIAFPISTGKNILGIIECFISEVLCPTPSRLERLSELGTMISQFLNRKELERQLRQAQKMEALGRMAGGVAHDFNNLLTIINSWAELLMDEPGLTSRAQRGMAQIKDAGNKATGLTRQLLAFTRHQIVERQPLNLNDRVSDIVELMKRVIGEDIQLVLDLDPMLGRIKADPGQIEQVVMNLVVNARDAMPHGGRLELETGEVTVTHSDPFWPDPLPPGPYVTLAVRDTGCGMSVETLGHLFEPFFTTKELGKGTGLGLSTVYGIVRQSGGTVGITSELGKGTTFTIYLPRLAEDSDSLKTTSLTKSQGERSETILLVEDNDMVRGLAHTVLVAQHYHVVAARSGEEALRLVRNQGRHIALLVTDMVMPGMGGAQLASELQALQPELKVILTSGYSERDGLLLQHFDARMAFLPKPYTPESLTKAVAAALESPAQQEAYRDTTQAQ; encoded by the coding sequence ATGCACGTGTTGCTGATTGAGGACAATGAGGACGACGCAGAACTGATCCGGACTGCGCTCTGCGAGCAGGAACCTCACGACATCTCCCTCGATTGGGCAGACCGATTGGACACGGGCGTCTCCAAGCTCATGGCCGGCCCCGTGGACGCCGTCCTCGTCGATCTTTCACTACCGGACAGCCATGGACTCGAGACCCTGGAGCGAGTCCGCCCTCAGGCGGGCGAGGCGGCAGTCATCGTCCTGACGGGTCTCGACAATGAATTGGTCGCGGAAAAATCCCTGCTGCGTGGTGCACAGGATTATCTGGTGAAAGGCCGATTGACCGGCGATGCGCTGAGACGCGCTATTCGGTACGCCATGGGACGGCACCGGGTCGAGCAAGCCTTGCGGAAAAGCGAAGAACGCTTCCAGCTCACCTGCCTTGCCACTCAGGACGGCATCTGGGACTGGGACATTGCCTCCGGCACGGCGTGGTTCAACGAGGCGTACCAGACCGTGTACGGCCCGGCGGCGTCACACCTTCAGCGACATCAGATTCCCTGGGCCGACCAGATTCATCCTGAAGACCGTGATGCGGTCGTCGCCAATCTGAGGCTGGTCCTTGAGTCAACGCAGCACTTATGGACCGCTGAATATCGTTTTCGCCGAAGCGACGGCACCTACGCCTACATCGTGAATCACGGGTATGTGTTGCGCGATCGCGACCACACGCCGTATCGCATGATCGGAGCCAAGACCGACATCACCGAACGCCGGCAGGCGGAAACGATGCACGCCGTCCAACTCGCCGTGGGCCTTGCGCTCGAAGAATCGGTGACGCTCAGCGAGGCGGTCCCGAAAATTCTCCGTGCCTTGTGCGAACTGCAGGGCTGGACATTGGGTGTCCTATGGCTCGTCGATCCACATGATCAGGCCCTCCACTGTAATGCATTGTGGCATCGTGCCAGCTCCCTCTTGGACACGTTCACGCAGACCTATCAATCCCTGTCACTGGCACAGAACGCCGGCTTGGCCGGACGCGCGTGGAAAACCGGCACCGCCGCGTTCTCCCCAGATATTCTGAAAGAAGCGGACTTCCCCGCCCAGGAAGCGGCACGGCGCGCCGATCTGCACGGAGCGATCGCCTTCCCGATCTCGACCGGGAAGAACATCCTCGGCATCATCGAGTGTTTCATCTCGGAGGTCCTCTGCCCCACCCCGTCGCGGCTGGAACGCCTCTCGGAGTTGGGCACGATGATCAGCCAATTCCTCAACCGAAAAGAACTCGAACGGCAGTTGCGTCAGGCGCAAAAGATGGAAGCCCTGGGCCGCATGGCCGGCGGCGTCGCACACGACTTCAACAACCTGCTGACCATCATCAACAGCTGGGCCGAGCTCTTGATGGACGAACCTGGACTGACCTCCCGTGCGCAGCGCGGCATGGCCCAAATCAAAGATGCCGGGAACAAGGCGACCGGACTGACCAGGCAATTGCTGGCATTCACCCGCCATCAAATCGTCGAACGCCAGCCCCTGAATCTCAATGATCGTGTCAGCGACATCGTCGAGTTGATGAAACGTGTCATCGGCGAAGACATTCAACTTGTACTCGACTTGGATCCGATGTTAGGGCGCATCAAGGCGGATCCCGGGCAAATCGAGCAGGTGGTGATGAACCTCGTCGTCAATGCACGGGACGCCATGCCACACGGGGGTCGATTGGAGCTGGAAACCGGAGAAGTGACGGTCACCCACTCCGATCCCTTCTGGCCTGATCCCTTACCCCCAGGCCCTTACGTGACCCTGGCTGTTCGGGACACCGGGTGCGGGATGAGTGTCGAAACGCTGGGGCATCTCTTCGAGCCATTCTTCACGACGAAAGAGCTGGGGAAAGGTACCGGGCTGGGTCTGTCGACCGTCTACGGCATTGTCCGGCAGAGCGGCGGCACCGTGGGCATCACCAGCGAACTGGGGAAAGGCACCACCTTCACCATTTATCTTCCTCGCCTCGCGGAAGACTCCGACTCACTCAAGACGACGTCTCTTACGAAGTCGCAAGGAGAACGATCCGAAACCATTTTACTGGTGGAAGACAACGATATGGTGCGGGGCCTGGCCCATACGGTCCTGGTGGCCCAACACTACCATGTGGTGGCGGCGCGATCCGGGGAGGAGGCGCTAAGGCTGGTTCGCAATCAAGGACGGCACATTGCGCTCCTGGTGACCGACATGGTGATGCCAGGCATGGGTGGCGCGCAACTGGCCAGCGAACTCCAAGCCCTGCAACCGGAGCTCAAAGTCATCCTTACATCGGGGTATTCGGAGCGGGACGGTCTGCTCTTGCAGCACTTCGATGCCCGGATGGCGTTCCTGCCGAAACCTTACACCCCTGAATCGTTGACGAAGGCCGTCGCCGCCGCCCTCGAATCGCCTGCCCAGCAGGAAGCCTACAGAGATACGACACAGGCTCAATAA
- the arc gene encoding proteasome ATPase — translation MAEPKGSSGRLRSFRDSVKRLTKSLSDGEGVVTHKNDEHAREVEKLRTQIQSMEEEIRRLYQSRYQLEQTTKQNEKLVATLQEAKSQIETLRAEVEKLTAPPSTYGIFSSLDTDGTGNVYVSGRKMKVSLHPSIKAKDLRKGQEVILNEALNVIAVRGFDVQGEVVRLKDVLEGNRALVTLHFDEEKVAELGEPLLNERLSVGDHLLYDVRSGCVIEKLPKSEAEELVLEEVPDVDYEHIGGLQKEIDQVRDAVELPFLYPHIFSNYKLSAPKGVLLYGPPGCGKTLIAKAVASSIAKKLGHLKDKQLRSYFLHVKGPELLNKYVGESERQVREVFKKAKERADDGHPVIVFFDEMDALFRTRGTGISSDIESTIVPQFLSEIDGVERLTNVIVIGASNRQDLIDPAVLRAGRLDVKVKVGRPDATAARDIFSKYVTTDLPFAEEDLSRHGGDARALVDSLMNLTVDAMYATTDENKFIEVTYANGEKEVLYFKDFASGALIEGIVSRAKKFAVKRAIAKEGTGLRAEDLIRAIREEFKEHEDLPNTTNPDDWAKVAGKKGEKIVHLRTISGGPAEARQIETVNTGHYL, via the coding sequence ATGGCCGAACCAAAAGGGAGTTCAGGCCGACTCCGGTCCTTCCGTGATTCCGTCAAGCGCCTGACCAAATCACTTTCTGACGGAGAGGGAGTCGTGACACACAAAAACGACGAGCACGCGCGCGAGGTCGAAAAGCTTCGCACCCAAATCCAGTCGATGGAAGAGGAAATTCGGCGGCTCTACCAGTCACGCTACCAGCTCGAACAAACGACGAAGCAAAACGAAAAGCTCGTCGCCACTCTCCAAGAAGCCAAATCACAAATCGAAACGCTGCGGGCCGAGGTCGAAAAACTGACGGCTCCCCCCTCGACCTACGGAATTTTCTCCAGCCTCGACACCGACGGAACCGGGAATGTCTATGTCTCGGGCCGCAAGATGAAGGTAAGCCTTCATCCCTCCATCAAAGCGAAGGACTTGCGTAAAGGGCAGGAAGTCATTCTCAACGAAGCCTTGAACGTCATCGCGGTGCGTGGGTTCGACGTACAGGGAGAAGTCGTTCGTCTGAAGGACGTTCTCGAGGGGAATCGAGCGCTGGTCACCCTGCACTTCGACGAAGAGAAAGTCGCCGAACTCGGCGAGCCGTTGCTCAACGAACGGCTCAGCGTGGGGGATCATCTGTTGTACGATGTGCGCTCGGGTTGCGTGATTGAGAAGTTGCCTAAGTCGGAGGCTGAAGAGCTCGTGCTTGAAGAGGTGCCGGATGTGGACTACGAGCATATTGGTGGACTGCAGAAGGAAATCGACCAGGTCCGCGATGCGGTCGAGCTTCCGTTCCTGTATCCGCACATCTTTTCGAACTATAAATTGAGCGCGCCGAAAGGGGTGCTGCTGTATGGCCCTCCGGGTTGTGGAAAAACCCTGATCGCGAAAGCCGTTGCCAGTTCGATCGCCAAGAAACTCGGGCATTTGAAAGACAAGCAGTTACGCAGCTATTTTCTGCATGTCAAAGGGCCGGAGTTGCTGAATAAGTATGTCGGTGAATCTGAACGGCAAGTGCGCGAGGTGTTCAAAAAGGCCAAGGAGCGTGCCGACGACGGTCATCCGGTGATCGTGTTTTTTGACGAAATGGACGCCCTGTTCCGCACACGCGGCACTGGAATTTCGTCTGATATCGAGTCGACCATCGTGCCGCAATTCCTGTCCGAGATCGACGGCGTGGAGCGTTTGACGAATGTCATCGTCATCGGGGCCAGCAACCGGCAAGACCTGATCGATCCGGCGGTGCTCCGAGCAGGTCGCTTGGACGTCAAGGTCAAGGTCGGACGACCTGATGCGACGGCGGCTAGGGATATTTTCTCGAAGTATGTCACCACCGATCTGCCGTTTGCTGAAGAGGATCTCTCCCGCCACGGCGGGGATGCGCGAGCCCTAGTGGACTCGTTGATGAATCTGACCGTGGATGCCATGTATGCCACGACAGATGAAAATAAATTCATCGAGGTCACCTATGCAAACGGCGAGAAGGAAGTGTTGTACTTCAAAGATTTCGCCAGCGGTGCCTTGATTGAAGGCATTGTCTCCCGAGCCAAGAAATTCGCGGTCAAACGCGCGATTGCCAAAGAAGGGACCGGTCTGCGGGCAGAGGATTTGATCCGGGCGATTCGGGAAGAGTTCAAGGAGCACGAAGACCTGCCGAATACGACCAACCCGGACGATTGGGCGAAGGTTGCGGGCAAGAAGGGCGAGAAGATTGTCCACCTTCGGACGATCAGTGGCGGGCCGGCCGAGGCGCGCCAAATTGAAACCGTCAACACTGGTCACTATCTGTAG
- the pafA gene encoding Pup--protein ligase, with protein sequence MQQRIFGLENEYGLIFSPNGKIYLPMEKVLGYIFEGLIPNSWPSNAFLVNGARFYQDTGCHPEYSTPECDNILDLVIHDKAGERLLEACLPAAEERLREEGLSGEIYIFKNNTDSLGNTYGCHENYLMRRDVDFWKVTEQLIPFFVTRQIYSGAGKVLKVSGKPQYFISQRAQHIHEKTSSSTTSSRSIINTRDEPHADAEKYRRLHIIVGDSNMSEYATYLKVGTATLVLSMIEAGFSVTGMELEDPVKAIREISRDPTLNKKVKLDDGRQMTAIEIQRVYVKRASEFLDAHAHDPVLDDVLAKWVSVLDRLEEDPMQLVHEVDWVMKKHLIQSYTDKKDCGWDDPRVFLLDLQFHDVKRTRGLYYLMENRGMAVRVVEEEAVQRAMSVPPQTTRAKVRGDFIRFARAKNRSYTVDWTYLKLNGYWEETILCMDPFSAVNRRVEELLSQVSGARLYR encoded by the coding sequence ATGCAACAACGGATCTTTGGCCTGGAAAACGAGTACGGCCTGATCTTTTCTCCCAACGGGAAGATCTACCTTCCGATGGAGAAGGTCCTGGGCTATATCTTCGAAGGGCTGATTCCCAACAGCTGGCCGTCCAACGCGTTCCTGGTGAACGGTGCGCGGTTTTATCAGGATACCGGCTGTCACCCCGAGTACTCTACGCCGGAGTGCGACAACATTCTCGACTTGGTGATTCACGACAAGGCGGGCGAGCGCCTGCTGGAGGCTTGTTTGCCGGCGGCTGAGGAGCGGCTACGGGAAGAAGGGCTCTCCGGCGAGATCTACATTTTTAAGAACAACACCGATTCGCTCGGAAACACCTACGGATGCCATGAGAATTATCTCATGCGACGGGATGTGGATTTTTGGAAGGTGACCGAGCAACTCATCCCCTTTTTCGTCACCAGGCAGATCTATTCCGGCGCGGGCAAGGTGCTCAAAGTCTCCGGGAAGCCGCAATACTTCATCTCCCAGCGGGCACAGCATATTCATGAGAAGACCTCGTCCTCGACGACTTCCTCGCGAAGCATCATCAATACGAGGGATGAGCCGCATGCCGATGCGGAAAAGTATCGACGACTCCATATCATCGTCGGCGATTCCAATATGTCGGAATACGCCACCTACTTGAAGGTGGGAACCGCTACGCTGGTGCTCTCCATGATTGAAGCAGGGTTCTCGGTGACCGGGATGGAACTGGAGGATCCCGTCAAAGCCATCCGCGAGATTTCTCGCGATCCCACGCTGAACAAGAAGGTCAAGCTCGATGACGGCCGGCAGATGACCGCGATCGAAATCCAGCGGGTCTACGTGAAGCGTGCCTCGGAGTTCCTCGACGCGCACGCGCATGATCCCGTGTTGGATGACGTGTTGGCCAAGTGGGTGTCGGTGTTAGATCGCCTGGAAGAAGATCCGATGCAACTCGTCCACGAGGTGGATTGGGTGATGAAAAAGCATCTCATCCAATCCTATACGGACAAAAAAGACTGTGGTTGGGATGATCCTCGGGTCTTTCTGTTGGATTTGCAATTTCATGACGTCAAACGTACCCGCGGGCTGTATTATTTAATGGAGAACCGCGGGATGGCCGTTCGGGTGGTAGAAGAAGAGGCGGTGCAGCGGGCCATGTCGGTGCCGCCGCAGACCACGAGAGCAAAAGTCCGGGGAGATTTTATCCGGTTTGCCAGGGCGAAGAACCGTTCCTATACGGTAGACTGGACCTACTTGAAGCTGAACGGGTACTGGGAGGAGACGATCCTTTGCATGGACCCGTTCAGTGCCGTGAATCGGCGGGTTGAGGAATTGCTGTCGCAGGTGTCCGGTGCACGGTTGTATCGCTGA